The genomic interval TCATGATCTTCCTGTTTTTTGTTGCATAGGTTCCTTTAGAACcatatttgttattatatttttctCAGTGATCTTGTTTTTTTCACTGGGTTAGTGGCAAATTGCCGTATAATTCTGTGTTTTAACAGCTAAAACTTCAGAAATTACaaataccaaaataaaataatgctGTGGTCTTACTTGAACAAGATATATTTTTATAGTCGTACAACTGTATCCCTCTAGTGTCAAAGATAGGAATGATCCTTGAATATTATCAAAGCCAAAATATAAATGAATGCTTATTAGTTTAACATGGAATATGTTGAATTGTTGGATTCAAATTGGAAGTTTCAATTTATCTCCTAGTTCTGTCCAagtgcaaaatttatttaaggtttATATGATTATGCAAGCCTGGAGAAGAAAAATTGAAACattgttttatgtttttatttcttatttgaaAAGTCTTAGTGCTAATCTGGTacaaaaattgtaaaataatGTCTACCAGTGAGATTATGAGATAATCTCTTTGATGCACACCTTGAAGGTTAAAAGGGGACTCGATTACTACTCCAGATACTCTACTGAAGATTTATTTTTGCTCAGCCAAGGTATGTGTCTAACTCCATACCATGCCACATTGAAAAAACTTATCTAATGTATAAACAGGGAACCATAACCTAATTAATTCACTTGTTCTTTCCTATTGCTCTCTCTGCTATTACTTTTGCTCTACCTGTAAATCTCAGTAAAGATCATGTACTGGAAATTATTGTTTAAACCATATTATGAATCTAAGACCACCTCAGTAGCTTAAATCAATTAGAACCTGCCAAAATTCCATGTGATAGTAACTTGAGGGGGGAATATATTATATATGCACACCACCATGTTACCTTTTGATCTTTACAGCACAAGCAAAGAATACCTTGTTCTTGCAGCCTCCTGCCACAGCCTTTAATTGTTCCAATGGAATGAAACCATGAGCCAAAGTATATGTTTCATGTGGTTGCAAGTCATACCAAGGAGATTTATATGTGATGAAAATGACAATTTGTTACTGAACAATAAAGCTTCTCTCCTGCCACATGCAATTGGAATTCCTCTTATGCAGCACTGGACAGTAAAAGACTTGTTCAGCTTTTGTCTGTTCTTTCAgaggagaaaggaaaaaaaaaggattCTTCCAATCATGTAAACGCTACAAGTTACTCTTAATTTTGATTAAGAGTTGAGCTTTGCTTGCTTGGCGCTCTTCATCAGAATTCGATCACCGGGTTGCATTAACAAGTTCTTTGTGTCGCACCCCATTccacccgccgatcggcacacgGAAGGAGTTGAGACGTTAAAACACTTATGTTTTTTAGTTCTTCAACCAGTGTGAGTAGGCAAAGATAAGTGAAAAGCATGAACCTTTTAGTAGTCAATGAAGACTCATGTGGAACAAGATCCAAGAGAAATCTGTGCCTTTTGCTCTGTCATATTAGTGGAGAGGGCCATATCAAAGGACCAATGGCTTTATGTCTTCTATGTTGTATATTTGAAATTTTGAGTTTATTTTtacatataaaatattatttatgaaaAACAAAAATTCTTCTTCTGTTTCTTCTCACCCcaaatctatttaaaaaaaagATCAAATTAACATTAAAAACAAAGTTAAAAGCATTTGGAAAGAAAAATCTATGGGTCCCTTGGAATTGTATGATTGATTCCCAAAAGCAATATCATTGGACTCTTCCAATTATTATTGTTATTCACAAGATCCAAAAATAATTTCCTACcaatcaaatattttcattattattaataaattcaaataaacaaaTAATCTTCCTAGATTGAAGCTAAATATTATAACATTATTTCAGTTTGGAGGTTCTTTTGAGCTGTAAAAATATTGCCTTATCTGTGTCCCCATGACATGTAATTTCATATGCCCCCCTTTAACTCAATTAATTCACTTTCGACCTTATTAAGAAAAGAAATATGTTTCTCCCAAAAGTAAAATTATCATAATCCAGGGGCTAACTAGATTAACTAATATCTGATATTTCAAGGACTTATGTATAAAAACGTACTCAAAATTAGACCACGGTTCGAATTTTTTAGATTGGTCCTCCCACTTTGGGAATTCTCAGACCTACCTTTCCTCGGTTCACTAACCGAACACATGGCGACGAAGCTACAAAACGCCGGGCTCAGTGAAGCAGTCACACTGCCTGGCAAAGGGAGAAAGATGATCTAAGACTTTGGCTCTCCTCCCGCGATCTCTTCCTTCGCGAGCACTCAATGCTCTCCTCGAATCCACCAACTCGTTCAGCAACTTTAATGCGGTAGTAGATCTCTTGCGCTGCCTTCTCCAAGTCAGATTCCTTCTTGCTCACATTTTGTTTTCTTTGATAGCTAAAGCGTGCTCTTTCTGAGCTCCCTCTTTGCCGCATTTGGCTATAAGCTTTCGTTCCACTCGACCCCCATTCCAAATCGCGGGCTCTGTGCCACTGCCTGATGCATTATCGGCGGAAGCGGCTAAAAAGGAGATATTTTCGTGCTGTATGAAGCCTATTCGAGCTTAAAGTTTGTTCAGCTGTTTTTCCATTAATGAGGATAGGTTGGCGATGGGAGCTTTCTTGTGCTTTAGTTGTGGTGGTTACTTCTGCTATATTTCGACTGGAAGGTAACACATTTTACTGTGGAAAAACGTTCCTTTTGTTTATCTTCTTTCCAGATTCTTGCGTGCGTGAATGGAGTGTGATATATCGCACATTTGATGCAATCCTCGTTCTCTCGTTTACCAATTCGATTACGATTGTCAAGACCTTGTTGTTTTTAGTGATTTAACAATTGTTATTCAGCCATTTATGTTGTTTTCCAACATGGGTTTGACGGATTTTACTTCAGGTATTATTGCAAATTGCATTGTATTACAACAATGTTTTGGCaggaattattttggataaaacTCATGTCTGAGTTTATGCTGAATTTTTGGTTGCGAAGAACTTCCTATGCTTTGTCAATATTCCAGCATCACAAACACATCattttatctattttcttttcttatggCTCTTACCTAAAGCTTACTTTGGCAATTAAATACACTTCATATATACCCACTGAGTGTACATATTTCATTACCTACAGTTCTCATACTGCACTTATTTATTGGCATTTTCTAGATTACTTTCTTCTGAAAGTATAATTGCAAGGTGTAAACAAAACTTATGCTTTGTGTCCTAACTTCTAACTTATCTTCTGTGTGCATTTTATTGCAGGGTTCAGCGTAGCTCCTTTGCCTGCTTCATTAGACTATCCATCACAGAAAGTGAGCAGTCCTGCACAATCTCCGGAAAATCAAAGTGCATTTGCACCTAGATCAGTTGCTTCCCTGAACGGTAAGAATGCTTTGATTACTAAACTCAGGTAAAAAAGGTTAGCATACTTAAATCCAAGTGTCTGTTTTTCTTTCTCATCAGTGTCATTGCCTACATATGATGCCGTGCCACCTAGCATTCGCCCTGTAATTCCTTCCGTGCTACCTTCTTCTCCCTCTACTAATGATGCTAATGGAGATAAATGGCCAAGAGATATAGCTCCAGCAACAAGAAGTCAACCGAGCACTCCTGTTTCATCGGgtaatcaatgttttatttctttacCTTGCAGAATGGGGATAATCCCTTACATACACACCTCCACCGTCACTGATGCTTGTCATAGAGAATTGAACGATGTCTTATATTAATACATTGTCACATGATCTTGGTTGATTATGTGTGTTCCAAGTTATAAATGTTTCATTTACTTTGCAGGATCCATTATATCGTCCCCAAGAAAATCTCAGCCTAGTCCATCCAACAAAACACCAATCATGCCAAGGATGGATCCAAAAGCTGCATTTGCTCCACATGCTGTCTATTTCTATGGTGAGCAAAGAGAAACTGGCATTTGCTTGTTGGAGCTCTAGATCGACATGCTTTGTTATTTAAATTATCTAATATGCAGGACCTTCAATGCCACCTGCGGCAGTGGCTTCCCCTGTCGCTAACAGGAAGAGATCTGAAAAGCCAATTGCTTCACCCCCAGTTGGAGCTTATAAGCATTTGCCTCTGATAGATACTTCACCCTCACAAGGTAATTTGTTTGAGTAATTCAGTGTTAAAAAAAATGCAAACtgtgtgattttttttataattgcccttcccttcccttcccttcagGATCTTCCCCTATGTTAAGCCCTGTGCCAGATAAAGCTAAGCCCTCAAATTCATTACATGGTTCATCAGTATCACATGCTCAACCTCCAGAAATACCTGCATCTCCAGTCCAACAGCGAAGAGCTAGAAAAAGAGGAAAACATTCATCTGCATCAGCTTCTCCATTTTCACCACCACCACACATTTCAGGTGGATACTGTATTTGAAAACAAAGTGTTTTGTAGAGAATCCATGGTTAAAAAGttcttttttatttggtttatgaAGTTTCTATTGTTACTCCACCTCCTGAGATCTTCCCCAAGTACAACAGAATGCATCATGCTTCTCCACCCTCTCATAAAGGTATTGAGAGATAAAAGTTAAAGCAACAAAGGGAAAGGTGTAAATTTATAAGTCTGCTTCctgtatttaattttcctttttgctGCAGGCTCCTCTGTTTCCGTGACTCACACTCCGGCTCCTTCCTCGTTAACTACCCCTTATGCATCAAATGATTGTAAAACTCGACTTAGTTCTTCCCATATTCCTTAAAATGAATCAaacactgtttttttttttttataatttttttgctACAGGGTCAAATCTTTCCCCCATGCTCACTCCTCCTGCCTCATATCCTGAATCCTCAAGCTCAGTGGAGGCACCACCTATGTTGTTCCTACCACCACCACCTCCAAACTTGGGTATACAGATCCTCTGCACATTTGGTCAGCTAAAGTTGGTTCCTTTCTTAATATGTATGTTGTCATCATGCAGATTGTACATCATTAGTGTGTGAGGATCCTTTAGAAAATCCCCCTCCAGGATCGTCATGTGTCTGTGTATTGCCAATTCGAGTTGGACTTCGTCTAAATGTCACACTATATACATTCTTCCCCTTGGTTCCTGAGTTTGCCGAAGAAGTGGCTTTCGGGATCTATATGAACCAGAGTCAAGTGCGCATTATGGGAGCAAATGTTGCCACCGAACAGTCTGAGAGCACAGTTGTCCTTATTGATTTAATTCCTGTTAAGGAGATGTTCGACAATTCAACAGCATTGTTCACATTTGAGAAATTTTGGCACAAGGATATAGCCATAAACACATCCTTATTTGGTGATTACACTGTTCTCTATGTTCTTTATCCAGGTTAATATACACTTGTTTTTAGTCATTTTATTGTTAATGGCGGCTTCATTTCTCTTGAGCTAACAGTCTTCGAATGGAATTTTACAAATGTTTATCTTTCCAGGACTTCCTCAATCTCCACCTAGAGTTCCTGCTGATAGCAAGGACGGTGATAAGGCATTTGCGAATAACAATAATTTAAGGACAATGAAGCCTCTTGGTGTTGATGTGGGGAAACCAAAGAAGAGAGCTAGTGGAACACTAATTGCTGTTATTGTTCTATCGTGTTTTGTAACCTTACTTTTGGGCATGGGGGTGGGGGCTGTGTGGCTGCTTCAGTTAAAACAAAGTGATCGCAATCATCTTGCTGCTACAAGTATACAGAAAATGTTTCCATTATTTGTCGCTCCGTCAGGTATGGTCTTATAAAGATTGATAACTATGTTTTGTTTTCATATGAACTTTTTGTTCTCAAAGCATCTCTTTGTGGATACATGGGTTTATTACATCAGTAGGAATCGTGATTTTCCTTGCGCTTGTTAATTTATACGTTTGTGATGATAACCTGCAGGGACCAGACACATGAGACTTGGAAGGCTTAGTTCAGAATCGGCATCAATAAACTCTAATGTTGCAACATATACTGGACAAGCAAAGACATTTACTTTAGCTGAGATTGAAAGAGCTACAAAGAGATTCGAGGAAAGTAGTATTATTGGAGAAGGTGGTTTTGGGCTAGTCTACCAAGGTACACTTGAAGATGGAACCAGGATTGCTGTGAAGGTTCTTAAGAGAGATGACCAACAAAGTGGTCGTGAGTTCTTTGCGGAGATTGAGATGCTTAGCCGTTTGCACCACAGGAACTTAGTCAAGTTGATTGGTATATGTGTAGAGGAGCACATACGATGCCTTGTCTATGAACTAATACCGAATGGAAGTCTGGAGTCACACTTGCATGGTAAACAGTAGGATGATCTTGAATCCATTATAAGATGAGCCGAGTCTGCTCCACTTTGCAATTAGCTATGCTACAAGTGACTGGCAATTGATTGAATTGAATACTGTGTTTAAACATTTCTTTTTGTTCACTCACTGTACTTTCTTGGCAGGGTTCGACAAGGAAACCTCTCCGCTGGATTGGGGTGCTCGTTTGAGGATCGCACTTGGTGCTGCTCGAGGCCTTGCTTATTTGCACGAAGATTCAAGCCCACGGGTCATACATCGAGATTTCAAGTCCAGCAACATCCTATTAGAGCATGATTACACCCCCAAAGTGTCTGATTTTGGCCTGGCTCGAGCAGCATTTGATGAGGGAAGTTTACACATTTCAACTAGAGTAATGGGAACTTTTGGGTAATTACCTAATATTGTTCTATAGCATCGGGTGAATTCACATATGCTTGAGGTTCGCTGCACCTTAACTTTAATTGTTTGTGTGTTCTCTCTTAGTTATGTGGCTCCCGAATATGCAATGACCGGGCATCTCCTTGTCAAGAGTGATGTCTATAGCTATGGCGTTGTGCTGCTTGAACTTCTTACTGGAAGGAAGCCCGTTGACATGTTACAACCCCCTGGCCAAGAAAACTTAGTTGTATGGGCTCGCCCTCTTCTAACAAACATGGATAACTTGGTGACAATAATTGATCCAGCTCTTGGCACAGACATACCACTTGACAGTGTGGCAAAAGTTGCAGCCATTGCTTCAATGTGCATTCAGCCTGAAGTCTCTCACCGTCCATTTATGGGGGAGATCGTTCAAGCCTTAAACTTAGTTTGCCAAGAATGCGACGGGAACAATGGAACAAGAACTTACGGGCATGAGAATCTGTCTACCCAAAATGCAGTGGCAGGGATTAGCAACGGATTAAGCATCGAAGCTGAGAGAGTGCTCTTGGAGTCCTGTCTTCTCAGTTCACCTATAAGTTTCAATAGTGAAGATTCTGATTTGTTTCGAAGGCAGTCAAGCTCTGGTCCATTAATAGCAAGCAAGAACAGGCAGTTCTGGCAAAAGCTAAGAAGTACATCATCAACTGGGAGCATGAGTGAGCATGGAGAAGCACTTAGATTTTGGTCAAGAACATATCTCGATGAGCCATGGAATTATGAGGGCGCAAATTGTAGAGTCCAAATCGATTGAGTAGTAAAATAAGAATAGGAATAAAAATTGGAAGGTCAATTTGCAATTGTATTGTCTTGTGATGTTCTTGTATTTGTGATTGTTTTGTGTAGTATTTTGTGTTTATTTGGGACTTCAATACTCTTTGGCTCTGAGATGTGTTTGTAGACTTTGTTTCTTCATTTGATCTAAAAGTAAATCAATTTTTGTTTGGGTCAATAACATGAATTTGAGAGAGAATGATATACACAATCCACAAAATGGTTGCACATGAGAATCTAAAATGCATATGCAAGATTCAGTAACACGTAAAACACAACCAGCAAGATTCAGTACTAAAAACAAGAAAGATTCTAAATCAACACAAGCATTGCGAGCCTTTCGCTTCATTGACATTGGAGAAAAGGTTTGTCATTGCAACTCCACTGTAATCCTTTCACCTTGAATGAGATACAGAAACTGAGAGAATACTTGTAGCAAAGTCATCTGTGACAGTTCAGTTATACTGATTTAGAGGTTACTGTCAACAAGTGGATCGAAACAAATACGTTGAAGCTGAATGGAGAAACAATATGATTCACTAACTCAGCAACAGGATGAGCAGCAAGAAAAACAACATAGCGGTGATTTTCGTGCTTTAACAGGTTCTGCTCTTGGTGCTTCGGTCATTTCAGGAGGTGGTTGAGGCACAGGTGGTTGCATCTGACCTTCCTCACGAGAAAGATCCACCAATTCACCATTAACAGATCCACTTCTGCTATCGGCTGTCAATCTGTAACAACAAAGTTTTCAACATGTGTATTTCAATTCATATGAGTAAGGAGAAAAGTCAAATTGCTGCATAAATACAATGTGCTCATGTACATTGGAAATGCAAAGGAACGGTAGCTCTTCACACTGCCCCCATCAGATAACTGAGATGCGCTATCAGAATTACTAGTGCGATGAACAGTTAGAGGTTTGTCCTTTTCAGCATGCTTCTCTGTGGTTGCCTTGAGAACATCTTCCATGGCTTCAGCATTTGCAGTGTCAGCATCGACTGTTTGTTGTAAACTAGGTCCTGCTTCAGCATCTTTTAATGGAGAAGTGCTGCTAATATGGGGAGAAAGCGGAGGATATCCATCCAATTGGGTATTGTACAAGCTGCTCAGATCTCCAGATTTACCCACTTGAATACTGAACAATGATTCGTTAGAGGCAACACTCCATTCCATCATAGCAGTGGATTTCGTCCTAGCAAATACTGAAGAGGGTATCCTCTTTGGATCAGGGACATTTGGTCCATATGGCATTTCAATTAGAGAATGATTCCCTTCAACAAAGCCAAAATTAACTGATCCAGGGGTACCCGAAGCATCATATGAGAATGATATTGCTGTTGATGATATACCTGGGGAAGTTGATCCAGAAATCATACCCTGAACCATCCCCAAATCCTTCAATTCTTGTTCACCAGAAACGCTCAAATTTGCATTTGATAGTACATTTTCAATCGGCAGTGGCAGTTGTGAATTGTTTCTTGGTATCTCATCAAGCACTGCAATTGGCTTTCTGGGCTGACTCGTATCTATCAGGAAGAAATCATCCTCAGATGATGTGCCTGAAGAAGATGGAGTTGAGCATGATGACGTTTGCTCTGGGGTTTTAGGCACAACTCCTAGCTTGGGAACATCAGGCTTGTGTAAAACAACAGTTGCATTTGTATCTACCTTTTCTTGGTGAAGACTTGCATTGCCATTTTCAGCACTAGTTTTTTCGTGTTCAGAAGCCATATACACCCAGTGTCTGCATGAAGTCGAGCATTACTGACTGAACTATTATAATATTTACTATATATTAACTAACACTGTGAGATAcgacaattaaataataaagattatttgataaataaccttacaggattttttaaaatttttaagatttttttttgaaatttaaatggaGTCCGTTTGACACGTTTACGGGGATGAATCGATTAGGCTTATAGAAAGCCGGTTTGGAATATCCATTTAGTTGAGAGTTGATTGCATTAATTAAcctaaagttttaaatataaacctAAGTTTTATATATTCATCTTCTCGTTATTTTTGCCCGATACCTTTCACTCCCAATCTCACCGCCGCCCTCCTCCCTCACAACCTCGTCACGCTGCCTCGCTGAACGCCAACGCCACTGTCGCCGGCCATCCGCGCAAGACCAGCCGGCGACATAGCAATCGTCGCCATCACAGGAGGCGTGTTGCCATCGCAGGAGGCGACACTGTGACCTCGGTGATGCTGCCTCATCTCTCGATCGCTACCTCTTTGTCATTGGTGTTGATGCGCTCCTCCGTTGCACGGATTATCATTGTCAGGCCATCCACGACCTAGCCGCCGAGCGTGAGACAGTCCCGGTGATGCTGCCCCATCTCCCGATCGCTGCCTCTTTGTTGTTGGTGTCGATCCGTTCCTCCGCTGCATGGATCATCGCTGTCGGACCTTCCCATGACCTAGCCGCCAACCGTGTGACAGTCAACTATCACACCAACGTTGCCCCTGTTAGAACCAGGgtgattttgatgtggtcaaccaagttcagttaggtcttatttatttgatccttgtgtctaagcgcGCAtaagcttaggaatacaagaagtcgagtggaaaacgtagctagtgagaagggtggcacgagaaaggagccgacgggctcggtgtatcAGAGAGACGAAAtattgcgaaagagtacaccggtggacgagaagaacatgtgtGGCGTTCGGGGGACGAGAAACCGAGAAAGAAGCCtcctcgaggagaaggtcgaaagatGAGTCTGGATGAGCCTAATTCCGGATAAACAAAATCACCCAGACGATCAGAGCAGCGAAAGAGCAAACGgagctgttgaaggtgcctccaacgctgTTGGAGGCGCCGTCGTGCCTTTctggtggaaggcaccttcgagcctttatggaaggcgccttcaacaactacttgaaggcacctttgtaaaataccaaaaaatgacgaataaccataaggaaattttccggaatttttagaaattttctgggaatttttcggacaCCGTatagacgagtttacggggataaaaattggATCCtgggaaaacctgtttaggctacccatttaagcgaggaaatgtttattttctaaattcttttttttccttctttttctattttcttttctttgtttttctttcttccccGCGAATCCACGCACCCGACGtcgtgccctaaccgcacgcggcgatttcttctcccctcttctcGTCTTCTCCCTCATCGAACCCGATTCCCCCTCGCCTCTCCTCCTTTTCCTTCGCGTCGCCGCCACCACTGCCGACGTCGCACGGAGTAGTGTCGACCCAGCGCCGCCGaactcgcgtgccctagccgaaTCCCTCACATTGCCAGCACCAATTCCTCCAGCGCCGATGGTCGAagcacctcttgaagttcagccGGTGGCCGTCCCGAGTATCACGGAGTTTCTTCTCCTCTGATTGCCACCCGATCCTATCCCTTCGGCCAAGCTTCTGTTCCCCATCTTTTCCTCTCTTCTGGCAGAGTATCACCGGCCTGCCCATTCCAAGTTGATAGTGAATCGAAGTATATTACCCGGCGTTAGCCCGGTTTGACCTTTTCTAATGTGAGGGCACTGGATGAGGCTGGTTCTCCACAGAGCAATCCACCCATCCGCTTTCAATAGTGGAAGGAAAACTGGCCGGTAACCACAGGTCCACTACATCCTCAAAACCAGCTGGCTGCTTCTATCAAACAAGCTATTTACGTGAAGAACAGACTGGATGTTGGTGTTGAGATGATGAAGGAACAGTGAGCTCTTTCTTCACAGATCATAGGATCATAGGAGAGTGCTTTGCTGCCCTACTGCTAATTAGAGGTAAACACTAACTTTAGCAACTGATTTTGGTACATTGGCTGTTGGATTACTGATGTGGGCGAGTTGGGTTTAATTCGATCAATGAAGGTATTGGAATTAGTGTGTGAACATGTTGGTATGTAGTA from Zingiber officinale cultivar Zhangliang chromosome 6B, Zo_v1.1, whole genome shotgun sequence carries:
- the LOC121993166 gene encoding receptor-like serine/threonine-protein kinase ALE2 isoform X2: MRIGWRWELSCALVVVVTSAIFRLEGFSVAPLPASLDYPSQKVSSPAQSPENQSAFAPRSVASLNVSLPTYDAVPPSIRPVIPSVLPSSPSTNDANGDKWPRDIAPATRSQPSTPVSSGSIISSPRKSQPSPSNKTPIMPRMDPKAAFAPHAVYFYGPSMPPAAVASPVANRKRSEKPIASPPVGAYKHLPLIDTSPSQGSSPMLSPVPDKAKPSNSLHGSSVSHAQPPEIPASPVQQRRARKRGKHSSASASPFSPPPHISVSIVTPPPEIFPKYNRMHHASPPSHKGSSVSVTHTPAPSSLTTPYASNDWSNLSPMLTPPASYPESSSSVEAPPMLFLPPPPPNLDCTSLVCEDPLENPPPGSSCVCVLPIRVGLRLNVTLYTFFPLVPEFAEEVAFGIYMNQSQVRIMGANVATEQSESTVVLIDLIPVKEMFDNSTALFTFEKFWHKDIAINTSLFGLPQSPPRVPADSKDGDKAFANNNNLRTMKPLGVDVGKPKKRASGTLIAVIVLSCFVTLLLGMGVGAVWLLQLKQSDRNHLAATSIQKMFPLFVAPSGTRHMRLGRLSSESASINSNVATYTGQAKTFTLAEIERATKRFEESSIIGEGGFGLVYQGTLEDGTRIAVKVLKRDDQQSGREFFAEIEMLSRLHHRNLVKLIGICVEEHIRCLVYELIPNGSLESHLHGFDKETSPLDWGARLRIALGAARGLAYLHEDSSPRVIHRDFKSSNILLEHDYTPKVSDFGLARAAFDEGSLHISTRVMGTFGYVAPEYAMTGHLLVKSDVYSYGVVLLELLTGRKPVDMLQPPGQENLVVWARPLLTNMDNLVTIIDPALGTDIPLDSVAKVAAIASMCIQPEVSHRPFMGEIVQALNLVCQECDGNNGTRTYGHENLSTQNAVAGISNGLSIEAERVLLESCLLSSPISFNSEDSDLFRRQSSSGPLIASKNRQFWQKLRSTSSTGSMSEHGEALRFWSRTYLDEPWNYEGANCRVQID
- the LOC121993166 gene encoding receptor-like serine/threonine-protein kinase ALE2 isoform X1 — encoded protein: MRIGWRWELSCALVVVVTSAIFRLEGFSVAPLPASLDYPSQKVSSPAQSPENQSAFAPRSVASLNVSLPTYDAVPPSIRPVIPSVLPSSPSTNDANGDKWPRDIAPATRSQPSTPVSSGSIISSPRKSQPSPSNKTPIMPRMDPKAAFAPHAVYFYGPSMPPAAVASPVANRKRSEKPIASPPVGAYKHLPLIDTSPSQGSSPMLSPVPDKAKPSNSLHGSSVSHAQPPEIPASPVQQRRARKRGKHSSASASPFSPPPHISVSIVTPPPEIFPKYNRMHHASPPSHKGSSVSVTHTPAPSSLTTPYASNDWSNLSPMLTPPASYPESSSSVEAPPMLFLPPPPPNLDCTSLVCEDPLENPPPGSSCVCVLPIRVGLRLNVTLYTFFPLVPEFAEEVAFGIYMNQSQVRIMGANVATEQSESTVVLIDLIPVKEMFDNSTALFTFEKFWHKDIAINTSLFGDYTVLYVLYPGLPQSPPRVPADSKDGDKAFANNNNLRTMKPLGVDVGKPKKRASGTLIAVIVLSCFVTLLLGMGVGAVWLLQLKQSDRNHLAATSIQKMFPLFVAPSGTRHMRLGRLSSESASINSNVATYTGQAKTFTLAEIERATKRFEESSIIGEGGFGLVYQGTLEDGTRIAVKVLKRDDQQSGREFFAEIEMLSRLHHRNLVKLIGICVEEHIRCLVYELIPNGSLESHLHGFDKETSPLDWGARLRIALGAARGLAYLHEDSSPRVIHRDFKSSNILLEHDYTPKVSDFGLARAAFDEGSLHISTRVMGTFGYVAPEYAMTGHLLVKSDVYSYGVVLLELLTGRKPVDMLQPPGQENLVVWARPLLTNMDNLVTIIDPALGTDIPLDSVAKVAAIASMCIQPEVSHRPFMGEIVQALNLVCQECDGNNGTRTYGHENLSTQNAVAGISNGLSIEAERVLLESCLLSSPISFNSEDSDLFRRQSSSGPLIASKNRQFWQKLRSTSSTGSMSEHGEALRFWSRTYLDEPWNYEGANCRVQID
- the LOC121993167 gene encoding uncharacterized protein LOC121993167, whose protein sequence is MASEHEKTSAENGNASLHQEKVDTNATVVLHKPDVPKLGVVPKTPEQTSSCSTPSSSGTSSEDDFFLIDTSQPRKPIAVLDEIPRNNSQLPLPIENVLSNANLSVSGEQELKDLGMVQGMISGSTSPGISSTAISFSYDASGTPGSVNFGFVEGNHSLIEMPYGPNVPDPKRIPSSVFARTKSTAMMEWSVASNESLFSIQVGKSGDLSSLYNTQLDGYPPLSPHISSTSPLKDAEAGPSLQQTVDADTANAEAMEDVLKATTEKHAEKDKPLTVHRTSNSDSASQLSDGGSVKSYRSFAFPILTADSRSGSVNGELVDLSREEGQMQPPVPQPPPEMTEAPRAEPVKARKSPLCCFSCCSSCC